In Streptomyces sp. NBC_00433, a single genomic region encodes these proteins:
- a CDS encoding radical SAM protein, producing MVKTASRCNLDCAYCYVYNLGDESWKSQPRRMTDAVMSAVIDQLGALSRSQSRPLSVVLHGGEPLLLGIGATERLIEGLKSTLRADAGLHIQTNGVLLTDEFIDLFDRYDVGISISLDGPAELHDRNRRDRQGEGSHERVVAGVARLVAHPAHERLFSGLLAVVDPTSDPIEVYEFLKATRAPSFDFLYRDGNHDVLPPGKSQTDSTEYGDWMVRLLDHYLADLTPPRIRVLDDLIRLILGGRGRKEGIGQDEYGILVIDTDGRITRNDTLKVAYPGADRFQLERSIVNRDLLDQLAGTEIDEYFALQIPTSPTCRACPELTVCGGGMPAHRWSAKNGYSNPTIFCSDQLRLISSIKVRLFTVAKGNN from the coding sequence CTGGTCAAGACGGCTAGTCGGTGCAACCTGGACTGCGCCTACTGTTACGTCTACAACCTCGGTGATGAGAGCTGGAAGAGCCAGCCTCGCCGCATGACGGATGCGGTGATGAGTGCTGTCATTGATCAGTTGGGCGCACTCAGCCGGTCGCAATCGCGCCCGCTGAGCGTAGTACTGCACGGGGGCGAACCGCTCCTGCTCGGCATCGGCGCCACCGAGCGTCTCATCGAAGGTCTCAAGTCGACCTTGCGAGCAGATGCTGGTCTACACATCCAGACCAACGGCGTGCTGTTAACCGACGAATTTATCGACCTCTTCGATCGCTACGACGTGGGAATCTCGATCAGCCTGGATGGTCCGGCCGAATTGCATGATCGGAATCGCAGAGACCGACAGGGCGAAGGTTCGCACGAGCGGGTAGTGGCTGGGGTTGCTCGACTCGTCGCACACCCAGCGCATGAACGGTTGTTCAGTGGATTGCTCGCGGTTGTCGATCCGACGTCAGACCCCATCGAGGTGTATGAGTTCCTGAAGGCCACCAGGGCGCCATCTTTTGACTTCCTCTATCGGGACGGAAACCACGACGTCCTTCCTCCGGGGAAGAGTCAGACAGACTCGACCGAATACGGCGACTGGATGGTGCGCCTACTCGACCACTATCTCGCTGATCTGACCCCACCGCGAATCCGCGTGCTCGATGACCTCATCCGCCTCATCCTTGGTGGCCGTGGTCGCAAGGAGGGTATCGGGCAAGACGAGTACGGCATTCTTGTGATCGACACCGACGGTCGTATCACTCGCAATGATACGCTGAAGGTCGCTTATCCCGGCGCTGATCGCTTTCAGCTTGAGCGTTCAATCGTCAATCGAGACCTCCTTGACCAACTAGCTGGCACGGAAATCGACGAGTACTTTGCCCTTCAGATTCCGACATCCCCGACCTGCAGAGCCTGTCCGGAGTTGACGGTATGCGGCGGAGGAATGCCTGCGCATCGCTGGTCTGCAAAAAACGGTTACTCTAACCCGACCATCTTCTGTAGCGACCAACTAAGACTGATCTCATCTATTAAGGTCCGCCTCTTCACCGTCGCTAAGGGAAATAACTGA
- a CDS encoding 2OG-Fe(II) oxygenase — protein MTTNSRPGQDSLQQSSTAVWPRPDLHRREMAATPFRYATLTKCFTPQIGERVLEWFERDAPWIAKRTEFYEQYELSCWDNASPAASYLTRYDILDAVGTAMTEMFGCDFESDVNVVCHKLVRGHRIGIHNDYLVGEETHRLTVQLNRGLADTDGGFLMLFNSGDPADFHRVLRPEHLSALAFEISPHSFHAVSEMHGGARYTVIYSLRARRG, from the coding sequence GTGACAACCAATTCTCGGCCTGGACAAGACTCATTGCAGCAATCCAGTACGGCGGTGTGGCCGCGGCCCGATCTGCATCGCCGCGAGATGGCCGCAACTCCCTTTCGATACGCGACGTTGACTAAGTGTTTCACGCCACAGATCGGTGAGCGTGTGCTCGAATGGTTTGAGCGCGACGCGCCGTGGATCGCGAAGCGGACTGAGTTCTACGAGCAGTACGAGCTCAGCTGCTGGGATAATGCATCGCCAGCAGCTTCCTACCTGACGAGATACGACATCCTTGATGCCGTCGGCACCGCGATGACAGAAATGTTCGGATGTGATTTCGAGTCTGACGTCAACGTCGTATGCCATAAGCTCGTGCGCGGACATCGAATCGGCATACACAACGACTACCTCGTCGGAGAAGAGACGCACCGACTGACCGTCCAGCTCAACCGCGGTCTGGCTGACACTGATGGCGGCTTTCTGATGCTCTTCAACTCTGGCGACCCCGCTGACTTTCACCGTGTGCTGCGTCCGGAACACCTGAGCGCACTTGCTTTTGAAATCTCACCCCATTCTTTTCACGCAGTGTCCGAGATGCACGGTGGAGCGCGATACACGGTCATTTACTCGCTTAGGGCTCGACGTGGCTAA